Below is a genomic region from Microbacterium esteraromaticum.
GCCACGATTCTTCCGGAGCTCTTCGGATACGCGCCGTCGCCGGCGAACTGCTGGGTGATCACCGCGATCGTCATGCTGCTGCAGGCGATCCTCGTAGCCTTCAGCACCAGAGTCACCAACCGCGTGAACGAGGTGGCGGTGACCGTGCAGATCATCGGCATGATCGGCATCACCGTGCTGCTGTTCGTCGTCGGAGCCGTCATCGGCCGGCTCGACTTCACGCAGCTGTTCGCCACGGCCCCCGTGTCGGCGACCGGCTACTGGGACTTCGGCGGCTTGACGAGCGCAGGCCCGTTCCCGCTCGCGTTCCTCCTTGGTGCGTTCACAATCGTGGGGTTCGAGTCGGCGGCCAACCTCGCGGAGGAGACGAAGAACCCGGAGCGGGTCATTCCCCGCGCCATGGTGCAGGCCGTGATCGCGCTCGGCGTGCTGGGCATGCTCTTCCTGATCGCCGTCACCGCCCTGGCCGGAGACACGGCGGAGCTGGCCACGTCCGCCACTCCTGTCGCGACCGTCATCACATCGGTCCTCGGGCCGGTCGTCGGCAAGGCGCTGCTCGTGCTCGTGGTGATCTCGATCTTCTCGTGCGGACTCGTGATCACCCTCAGCGGAACTCGCCTGGTGTGGGCGATGTCGCGTGACGAGCGCTTCCCCGCATGGCAGCTGCTGCGCAAGGTGAGCCGCACGCGTCACACGCCGGCCGCGGCGACCATCGGATACTTCATGATCACCCAGACCATCCTCGCGATCTTCAGCGGTACGAGCGACGCTCTGTTCGTCCTGTTCTCCGCGGCGACTCTGCTCCCGGCGATCATCTACGCGGGCACCGTGCTGCTCTACATCGTCAAGCGGAAGTCGCTGCCGGCCAGCAAGGGCTTCACCCTGGGACGATGGGAAGTCCCTGTGCTGGTCCTTGCCAGCGTGTGGCTCGTGTACGAGCTGCTCATCTTCCGGGATGCCTCGTTCGAGCAGCCTCGGCTGTACGTCGGCATCATGCTCGTCATCGGGATCGCCTATCTCATCTACCTGATCGTCACACGCGGGCGAAAGGGCCTGAGCATGCCTGATATGCAGGACGTCGATCGAGCATTCGACGAAGACACCATCGCCAGCTCCAAGTAAGTCCGCCTCATCGCGAAGGAAGCACCAACAATGAGTTCGCACTCTCCGTCCCGAACTGTCGCCGTCATCGGTGGCGGCATCGTCGGATCGGCCATCCTTTACACCCTGGCGCACCGAGGAGTCGACGCCGTTCTGCTGGAGTCGGAGTCCGCTCTCGGGCTCGGCGCCAGCGGGACGAACTCCGGTGTCCTGCACACCGGGTTCGATTCGACGCCCGGCCAGCTCGAGACCGAGCTCGTCCTCCGCGCCGCCCGTATCAGGCCCGCGATCCTCGATGCACTCGGTGTGCCGGTGATCCATGCCGGAGCGGAACTCGTGCCGCACTCCGCCGAGGACGAAGAGACGGTGCGCGCGCTGGCTGCCAACGCCGCCGAGAACGGTGTCGAGGTGCGCATCCGCCCGTCGGATGGTGCTCTTCTCGTTCCCGGCGAGTCGGTGAGCGATCCGGTCGCGTTCACACAGGCGCTTGCAGCGTCCGCGGTCGCTGCCGGAGCGACGGTCGAACTGGATGCCCGTGTCGCCGCGATCTCGGCGATCGACGACGGCCTCGACATCGCCATCGCCGACGGACGTCGATTCACGGTGACGGCGGCGATCAACGCCGCAGGGCTGTACGCCGATGAGGTGGCACGGCTCGTGGGCGATGAATCCTTCGAGATCTACCCGCGCAAGGGAGAGTTCTTCGTCTTCGAGCTGCCCGACGGACAGACTCTCGAGCACATCATCCTGCCCGTGCCGACCAAGCGCACGAAGGGGGTGCTGGTGTTCCCGACCCTGGACGGCAAGGCCGTCGCCGGCCCCACGGCCGTGGACCTCGAGGACAAGGAGGACTGGTCGGTCCGCCCGGAGGCGAAAGACGAGATCCTCGCCAAGGCGGTCCAGCAGTTCCCTGCCCTCGAAGGACTCGAGCCCATCGCCAGCTACGCGGGACTCCGCCCGGCCGGGCGCGGAAGCAACTACGTCATCGGACGCTCCGACAAGAACGACCGACTGATCAACGTCGCTGCGATCCGCTCGACGGGCCTGACCGCATCGCTCGGCATCGCCGACTACGTCGCTGAGATCCTCCGTGAGATCGGCGTATCGGTCGACGACGACCTGCGTCCGCCGACCGTCGCCGTGGCGACGCAGCAGGACGGCCCCTGGTGGCAGCGCACCGCGAAGCACCGCAACGCGACCACTGCGTGACGACGAGGGCGGCCACCGCTCGATGCAGCCGCCCGCACCGATCTGAAGGATCCACACATGACAACCGTTCTGGCGATCGATCAGGGCACATCCGGCA
It encodes:
- a CDS encoding NAD(P)/FAD-dependent oxidoreductase, whose amino-acid sequence is MSSHSPSRTVAVIGGGIVGSAILYTLAHRGVDAVLLESESALGLGASGTNSGVLHTGFDSTPGQLETELVLRAARIRPAILDALGVPVIHAGAELVPHSAEDEETVRALAANAAENGVEVRIRPSDGALLVPGESVSDPVAFTQALAASAVAAGATVELDARVAAISAIDDGLDIAIADGRRFTVTAAINAAGLYADEVARLVGDESFEIYPRKGEFFVFELPDGQTLEHIILPVPTKRTKGVLVFPTLDGKAVAGPTAVDLEDKEDWSVRPEAKDEILAKAVQQFPALEGLEPIASYAGLRPAGRGSNYVIGRSDKNDRLINVAAIRSTGLTASLGIADYVAEILREIGVSVDDDLRPPTVAVATQQDGPWWQRTAKHRNATTA
- a CDS encoding APC family permease; its protein translation is MESPEAVRSTSEAQSGTRMKRELGLYASFAVAFGFVSIATGIFTTYGAVLNSSGPRGIWAWPIAVIGQTMVALIFGALAARIPISGYAYQWVSRLANPILGWLTGWVSFAFLVIVVVAVDYTIAATILPELFGYAPSPANCWVITAIVMLLQAILVAFSTRVTNRVNEVAVTVQIIGMIGITVLLFVVGAVIGRLDFTQLFATAPVSATGYWDFGGLTSAGPFPLAFLLGAFTIVGFESAANLAEETKNPERVIPRAMVQAVIALGVLGMLFLIAVTALAGDTAELATSATPVATVITSVLGPVVGKALLVLVVISIFSCGLVITLSGTRLVWAMSRDERFPAWQLLRKVSRTRHTPAAATIGYFMITQTILAIFSGTSDALFVLFSAATLLPAIIYAGTVLLYIVKRKSLPASKGFTLGRWEVPVLVLASVWLVYELLIFRDASFEQPRLYVGIMLVIGIAYLIYLIVTRGRKGLSMPDMQDVDRAFDEDTIASSK